The following proteins are co-located in the Diaphorobacter sp. HDW4B genome:
- a CDS encoding lipopolysaccharide assembly protein LapB, translated as MAKISKTSVIFAILLIAAILCVYIPGLNNQLIFDDLRLAEGDFFGAYGNLLQFKQRMLSYGSFVWIQNLFGEGWWKQHLFNILLHVLTVGALYALFKSLLERTQFPHDIEQEEHFQASRMAALRVGLIVFALNPVAVYVVGYLIQRSILMATLFAVLACFAYVRGLSNGGIGWYVAAVVCYVAAALSKEQSALTVAMAVPLYIYVRRPSWKKILMVSGATAVVLVLAVGAVLSIYGSLIGALIDNQSVAYVKQLEAISPGITSKVYGLSILNQAALFFVYGFLWVVPYVGGMSIDIRPAFPVSYGSALHLIGAIAFVALLAASIWAVLRKDGVLRFAALCLLFPMLWFFTEFAVVWVQDPLVLYRSYLWAVGIPGLVAIVLTGFKPRTIYIVGVFLTLLFGGLAMERVMSMRDAETVWEDAASKVDLKAPANAVGRYRPYLNLGTERMERGRYAQAERDFMTADALNDLNGNARFSIGVSQLQQKKYPDAIRSFKAAEEKGYSGQTLWYQRAEAYAALGHPKESFDAFSTALQAGGPDVNDSTGATQLTEQTHLRRAEMGMTIQKYDEAVKDYETVLKSSPNNSRAAVGLAMALTGKGESAKAKEQMDALIAKTPSGPAFYARAMAQYGLKNIAEALKDLDQATQADPANAQRYAMAKAQISGASAPKQ; from the coding sequence ATGGCAAAAATCTCCAAGACTTCCGTCATTTTTGCGATCCTGTTGATCGCTGCCATTCTGTGCGTCTACATTCCAGGCCTGAACAACCAGCTCATCTTTGATGATCTGCGTCTGGCCGAAGGCGATTTCTTTGGTGCCTACGGAAATCTTCTGCAATTCAAGCAACGCATGCTGTCCTACGGCAGCTTTGTCTGGATTCAGAACCTGTTCGGTGAAGGCTGGTGGAAACAGCACCTGTTCAACATCCTGCTGCACGTGCTGACCGTCGGCGCGCTCTACGCGCTGTTCAAGTCACTGCTGGAGCGCACCCAATTCCCGCACGATATCGAACAGGAGGAGCATTTCCAGGCGTCGCGCATGGCTGCCCTGCGCGTGGGCCTGATCGTCTTCGCACTCAACCCTGTAGCCGTTTACGTGGTGGGTTATCTGATCCAACGCTCCATCCTCATGGCGACACTGTTTGCCGTGCTGGCCTGCTTTGCCTATGTTCGCGGTCTGTCCAATGGCGGTATCGGCTGGTACGTTGCTGCCGTCGTCTGCTACGTTGCTGCCGCACTCTCCAAAGAGCAATCGGCGCTGACTGTGGCGATGGCTGTGCCTCTGTACATCTACGTGCGTCGTCCATCCTGGAAGAAAATTCTCATGGTCTCCGGCGCGACTGCTGTCGTTCTGGTGCTCGCTGTGGGCGCCGTGCTCAGCATCTACGGTTCCTTGATCGGCGCGCTGATCGACAACCAATCGGTTGCCTACGTCAAGCAACTCGAGGCCATCAGCCCCGGCATCACCAGCAAGGTCTACGGGCTGAGCATCCTGAACCAAGCTGCCCTGTTCTTCGTCTACGGCTTTCTCTGGGTGGTTCCATATGTTGGTGGGATGTCCATCGACATACGCCCCGCTTTCCCTGTGTCCTACGGTTCCGCGCTGCATCTGATCGGTGCGATTGCGTTCGTGGCATTGCTCGCGGCATCCATTTGGGCCGTGTTGCGCAAGGATGGCGTGCTGCGCTTTGCTGCACTGTGCCTGCTGTTCCCCATGCTGTGGTTCTTCACCGAATTCGCGGTGGTCTGGGTGCAGGATCCACTGGTGCTCTATCGCAGTTATCTCTGGGCCGTCGGTATCCCCGGCCTGGTCGCCATCGTGCTGACCGGCTTCAAGCCACGTACCATCTATATCGTCGGAGTGTTTCTGACCCTGTTGTTCGGCGGCCTCGCCATGGAGCGCGTCATGTCGATGCGCGACGCTGAAACGGTCTGGGAAGACGCCGCCAGCAAAGTCGATCTGAAGGCTCCCGCCAATGCAGTGGGCCGTTATCGTCCGTACCTGAACCTCGGCACCGAGCGCATGGAGCGCGGCCGCTACGCACAGGCCGAGCGCGACTTCATGACCGCCGATGCCCTCAACGATCTGAACGGCAACGCCCGCTTCAGCATCGGCGTCTCGCAACTGCAGCAAAAGAAATACCCCGACGCGATCCGCTCGTTCAAGGCAGCTGAAGAAAAGGGATACAGCGGTCAGACGCTCTGGTACCAACGCGCCGAAGCCTATGCAGCACTTGGTCATCCCAAAGAGTCCTTCGATGCATTCAGCACCGCTCTGCAAGCGGGCGGCCCAGATGTCAACGACAGCACAGGTGCTACGCAACTGACCGAACAGACACATCTGCGCCGCGCGGAAATGGGCATGACGATCCAGAAGTACGACGAAGCCGTGAAGGACTACGAAACCGTGCTCAAGTCCTCGCCGAACAACTCGCGCGCAGCCGTTGGTCTCGCCATGGCCCTTACCGGCAAGGGCGAGTCCGCCAAGGCCAAGGAGCAGATGGATGCCCTCATCGCCAAAACTCCAAGCGGACCAGCGTTTTACGCACGTGCCATGGCGCAATATGGTTTGAAGAACATTGCGGAAGCGCTCAAGGACCTGGATCAGGCCACGCAGGCCGACCCAGCCAACGCACAACGCTACGCCATGGCCAAGGCGCAGATCAGTGGCGCATCCGCGCCCAAGCAGTGA
- a CDS encoding glycosyltransferase, translated as MALRVLHIGKFYPPYRGGMEVFLSDLINEQRKQGIDAHALVHGDPEPDDPPWIQRVPVQFSLVYAPMAAGFRGAMAKAIERIQPDVLHLHLPNNSALWALTLPSARKIPWIIHWQSDIVFSDIKWSVALAYMIYKPFEQALLERTAQIIATSPPYLEASKALSNWHNKTAIIPLGINVADAPALIELPKELGWRADTQLKLLSIGRLTYYKGFETLIEAVSTMQGVELLIVGEGELRAELEAKISASSRPGEPPRVRLLGALDDAEKHSLLAQCDVFCLASCERTEAFGIVVLEAMMHGRPCVVTDLPGSGMPWIVSQAKSGLRVPYEDVHAWRSHIARMQHDADLRKRCGEAGIQAIKRMFSIGPCEREINRHYRSLVPESVAIPSHKGLMVVVSARNQEKHIAHIIQRVTGLVPEAKVLVVDNRSTDATSHLAEVSGAVVLRPLLAMTTWGAMQTGLRYAQAHGYETVVTIDADSYYEVEELPTLLHEVRQNPKADLSVAYFATKHSVVRRFAWQWYRALTGFKMKDFVSGFRVFRRNAIAVAVSSDATLLDYQDLGIYILMRKHGLQILEVPLTMVTAKEDNSGIFRSWGKAVRYFAVSTLMALAHGRSRSNDAAQTTD; from the coding sequence ATGGCATTGCGCGTACTGCATATCGGCAAGTTCTACCCGCCCTACCGGGGCGGGATGGAGGTCTTTCTTTCCGACCTGATCAACGAGCAGCGCAAGCAAGGCATCGATGCCCACGCGCTGGTGCACGGCGATCCCGAACCGGATGACCCGCCATGGATTCAACGCGTGCCAGTGCAATTCAGCCTTGTCTACGCACCCATGGCCGCCGGCTTTCGCGGCGCCATGGCCAAGGCCATTGAACGCATTCAGCCCGATGTCCTGCATCTGCATCTGCCCAACAACTCGGCGCTATGGGCGCTGACGCTGCCAAGCGCGCGCAAGATTCCGTGGATCATCCATTGGCAGTCCGATATCGTGTTCTCCGATATCAAATGGTCGGTTGCGTTGGCATACATGATCTACAAGCCGTTCGAGCAGGCACTGCTGGAGCGCACGGCCCAGATCATCGCGACATCCCCTCCGTATCTGGAAGCCAGCAAGGCTCTGAGCAACTGGCACAACAAGACCGCCATCATTCCCTTGGGCATCAATGTTGCCGACGCTCCCGCACTCATCGAGTTGCCCAAAGAGTTGGGCTGGCGTGCGGACACCCAGCTCAAGCTGCTGTCCATAGGACGACTCACGTACTACAAAGGCTTCGAAACCCTGATCGAAGCCGTGAGCACCATGCAGGGCGTCGAACTGCTGATCGTTGGCGAAGGCGAGTTACGCGCGGAACTCGAGGCCAAGATCAGCGCATCCAGCCGCCCTGGAGAGCCGCCCCGCGTGCGCTTGCTTGGTGCGCTGGATGATGCGGAAAAGCATTCACTGCTCGCCCAATGTGACGTGTTCTGCCTGGCTTCCTGCGAGCGCACCGAAGCCTTCGGCATCGTGGTGCTGGAGGCCATGATGCACGGACGTCCCTGCGTCGTGACCGATCTCCCAGGCTCCGGCATGCCGTGGATTGTCTCGCAGGCAAAAAGCGGATTGCGCGTGCCCTACGAAGACGTACACGCATGGCGCAGCCACATCGCCCGCATGCAGCATGACGCCGATCTGCGCAAACGCTGCGGCGAGGCTGGAATCCAGGCCATCAAACGCATGTTCAGCATCGGACCATGTGAGCGCGAAATCAATCGCCACTATCGAAGCCTCGTACCCGAATCCGTTGCCATCCCATCCCACAAGGGACTGATGGTCGTTGTGAGTGCCCGCAATCAGGAAAAGCACATCGCGCACATCATCCAGCGCGTGACTGGCCTTGTGCCGGAAGCCAAAGTGCTGGTCGTCGACAACCGCAGCACCGACGCCACCAGTCACCTTGCAGAAGTGAGTGGCGCTGTAGTGCTGCGTCCCCTGCTCGCAATGACCACCTGGGGTGCGATGCAAACAGGTTTGCGCTACGCACAGGCCCATGGCTACGAAACGGTGGTCACCATCGACGCCGACAGCTACTACGAAGTGGAAGAGTTGCCGACTCTGCTGCACGAGGTTCGCCAGAATCCCAAGGCCGATCTCTCGGTCGCCTACTTCGCAACCAAGCACAGCGTCGTCCGCCGTTTTGCGTGGCAGTGGTATCGCGCACTCACGGGCTTCAAGATGAAGGATTTCGTCTCCGGCTTCCGGGTCTTCCGGCGCAATGCCATCGCCGTGGCGGTGTCCTCGGATGCCACCTTGCTGGACTATCAGGACTTGGGAATCTACATCCTGATGCGCAAGCACGGACTTCAGATTCTGGAGGTGCCACTGACGATGGTGACCGCCAAGGAAGACAACTCGGGTATCTTCCGCTCCTGGGGCAAGGCCGTGCGCTACTTTGCGGTATCGACCTTGATGGCCTTGGCGCATGGCCGCAGCCGTTCAAACGACGCTGCACAAACAACGGATTGA
- a CDS encoding glycosyltransferase family 1 protein — MKVILGADAIHAPLTGIGRYAFELATRLPHCEEVESLRFYSLGQWISEQAVLERAKTVSTQELNKPTLRRVLAGNKLAVRAYSMLMPIWSKQKMKPFADSLFHSPNYFLPPFPGKSVATIHDLSHIVCPQFHPAARVELLHRDLPKSVARADHLITDAESVRREVIAHFGWPEDRISAVPLGVDASFHPRISRETLPVMQRLGLQHGGYSLYVGTIEPRKNLARLIRAYGRLPEALRQRFPLVLGGSRGWQAEEIHDLMEKAAQAGWLKYLDFVAQEDLPFLYAGARLFCFPSLYEGFGLPPLEAMASGAPVLTSSTSSLPEVVGDVALTVQPEDEQAIAEALRNALEDDQWNAAASIRGVQRAGAFTWEQCARSTSAIYARLMA, encoded by the coding sequence GTGAAGGTGATTCTGGGCGCGGATGCGATTCACGCGCCCCTGACCGGAATTGGTCGTTATGCCTTCGAGTTGGCGACAAGGCTTCCTCACTGCGAGGAAGTCGAGTCGCTGCGCTTCTATTCACTGGGACAGTGGATCAGCGAGCAGGCGGTGCTGGAGCGGGCCAAAACGGTTTCGACGCAGGAACTGAACAAGCCCACCTTGCGACGTGTGTTGGCAGGGAACAAGCTGGCTGTTCGCGCGTATTCGATGCTGATGCCGATCTGGTCGAAGCAGAAGATGAAACCGTTTGCGGATTCGCTGTTTCATTCGCCCAATTATTTCCTGCCGCCGTTTCCTGGCAAATCCGTGGCGACCATTCACGATCTTTCGCATATCGTCTGCCCGCAGTTCCATCCTGCTGCACGGGTGGAGTTGCTGCATCGCGATCTGCCCAAGTCGGTGGCAAGAGCGGATCATCTGATTACTGATGCGGAATCGGTGAGACGCGAGGTGATCGCGCATTTCGGGTGGCCCGAGGATCGCATCAGTGCAGTGCCCTTGGGCGTGGATGCATCTTTTCATCCAAGAATATCTCGGGAAACTTTGCCCGTAATGCAGCGGCTTGGTTTGCAACACGGGGGCTATTCGCTGTACGTCGGCACCATAGAGCCTCGCAAGAATCTGGCAAGGTTGATCCGCGCATATGGACGATTGCCGGAGGCTCTGCGCCAACGGTTCCCGTTGGTGTTGGGTGGTTCACGCGGCTGGCAAGCGGAAGAAATTCACGACTTGATGGAAAAAGCCGCGCAAGCCGGCTGGCTCAAATATCTGGATTTTGTGGCACAGGAAGATCTGCCGTTCCTTTATGCGGGCGCGCGACTGTTTTGCTTCCCATCCTTATATGAAGGTTTCGGCTTGCCGCCGTTGGAGGCGATGGCATCTGGCGCACCAGTTCTTACGTCGTCCACATCTTCGTTGCCGGAGGTAGTCGGTGATGTGGCGCTGACTGTACAGCCTGAAGATGAACAGGCGATTGCCGAGGCCCTGCGCAATGCTCTGGAAGACGATCAGTGGAATGCCGCAGCGTCGATCCGTGGCGTGCAACGCGCGGGTGCATTCACCTGGGAGCAATGCGCCAGAAGCACTAGTGCCATCTATGCCCGATTGATGGCCTGA
- a CDS encoding NAD-dependent epimerase/dehydratase family protein, with translation MTWASRSEGVQVRRVLITGINGFTGHYLTRELEQHGWEVWGLGSQPEPARPRYRHVDLLDDAALTAWVQEVQPKAVIHLAAIAFVGHSNARAFYDVNVVGTRNLLAALATLEGESKPERVLLASSANIYGNSTEGELSEATQPNPANDYAVSKLAMEYVARLWMDKLPISITRPFNYTGVGQSESFLLPKIVNHFRRKAPVIELGNMEVWRDFSDVRDVAVAYRALLESDTAVGQTVNVCSGRLISLREVLQMAQHITGHEIEAVTNPAFVRANEVKTLCGDASRLRELAGAWSPRPLEDTLAWMLSDGAGAV, from the coding sequence ATGACGTGGGCTTCTCGTTCTGAGGGTGTGCAAGTGCGGCGAGTTCTGATCACGGGCATCAATGGTTTCACGGGCCACTATCTGACCCGTGAACTCGAGCAACATGGCTGGGAGGTGTGGGGGCTGGGTTCTCAGCCCGAACCCGCTCGGCCGCGCTATCGGCATGTGGATCTGCTCGATGACGCGGCTTTGACCGCTTGGGTGCAGGAGGTTCAGCCGAAAGCCGTGATTCACCTCGCTGCGATCGCATTCGTGGGGCACAGCAATGCGCGTGCGTTCTACGACGTGAATGTGGTGGGCACGCGCAACCTGCTGGCTGCATTGGCGACTCTGGAAGGTGAGAGCAAGCCGGAGCGTGTGCTGCTGGCGAGCAGTGCCAACATCTACGGCAATTCCACAGAAGGCGAGCTCTCGGAAGCTACGCAGCCCAATCCTGCCAACGATTACGCTGTCAGCAAGCTGGCGATGGAGTACGTGGCGCGGCTTTGGATGGACAAACTGCCGATCTCCATTACACGGCCGTTCAACTATACGGGTGTGGGGCAGTCCGAGAGCTTTCTGTTGCCCAAGATCGTGAACCATTTCCGCCGCAAGGCGCCGGTGATCGAGCTTGGGAACATGGAGGTCTGGCGCGATTTCTCCGATGTGCGTGATGTCGCTGTTGCGTATCGTGCGCTGCTGGAGTCGGACACTGCGGTGGGGCAGACCGTCAATGTGTGCTCGGGTCGCTTGATTTCGCTGCGCGAAGTGCTGCAGATGGCGCAACACATCACGGGGCATGAGATCGAGGCGGTCACGAATCCCGCCTTTGTGCGTGCCAATGAGGTGAAGACGCTTTGCGGTGATGCCTCACGTCTCAGGGAGCTGGCGGGAGCGTGGAGTCCGCGTCCGCTGGAAGATACGCTTGCCTGGATGCTGTCGGACGGCGCGGGAGCGGTGTGA
- the gmd gene encoding GDP-mannose 4,6-dehydratase, translating into MKNSIITGITGQDGAYLAELLLSKGYRVYGTYRRTSSVNFWRIEELGIQNHPNLHLVEYDLTDLSASIRLLQTTEATEVYNLAAQSFVGVSFEQPVTTAEITGIGAVNLLEAIRIVNPKIRFYQASTSEMFGKVQEIPQRESTPFYPRSPYGVAKLYAHWMTVNYRESYDIFGSSGILFNHESPLRGREFVTRKITDSLAKIKLGKLDVLELGNMDAKRDWGYAKDYVEGMWRILQAEKPDTFVLATNRTETVRDFVTMAGKAAGFELKWQGAAESEVAIDVATGKTLVRVNPKFYRPAEVELLIGNPEKAQRELGWKPSTTLEQLCQMMVEADIRRNDVGFSF; encoded by the coding sequence ATGAAAAATTCCATCATCACTGGTATTACGGGGCAGGATGGAGCCTATTTGGCCGAATTGCTTCTTTCCAAAGGCTACAGGGTCTATGGCACCTACCGCCGCACCAGTTCCGTCAACTTCTGGCGTATCGAAGAACTGGGCATTCAGAACCATCCCAATCTTCATCTCGTCGAATACGATCTGACGGATCTGTCTGCCAGCATTCGTCTGCTGCAGACTACGGAGGCCACTGAGGTCTACAACTTGGCTGCGCAGAGCTTTGTGGGGGTGTCGTTCGAGCAACCGGTGACTACGGCGGAAATCACCGGCATTGGCGCCGTGAATCTGTTGGAAGCGATCCGTATTGTCAATCCGAAGATTCGCTTCTACCAAGCCAGTACCTCCGAGATGTTCGGCAAGGTGCAGGAGATTCCTCAGCGGGAGTCCACGCCGTTCTATCCCCGCAGTCCGTATGGCGTGGCCAAGCTGTATGCGCATTGGATGACGGTGAACTATCGCGAGAGCTATGACATCTTTGGTTCCAGCGGTATTTTGTTCAACCATGAGAGCCCGCTGCGTGGCCGTGAGTTCGTGACGCGCAAGATCACTGACAGCCTTGCCAAGATCAAGCTTGGCAAGCTGGATGTGCTGGAGCTGGGCAACATGGATGCCAAGCGTGACTGGGGTTATGCCAAGGATTACGTGGAAGGCATGTGGCGCATTCTGCAGGCGGAAAAGCCTGATACGTTTGTGCTGGCCACCAATCGGACGGAGACAGTTCGCGACTTCGTCACTATGGCGGGCAAGGCTGCCGGGTTCGAGTTGAAGTGGCAAGGTGCCGCAGAATCTGAAGTGGCCATCGATGTAGCTACCGGCAAGACGCTGGTGCGTGTGAATCCGAAGTTCTATCGTCCTGCGGAAGTGGAGTTGCTGATCGGGAATCCTGAGAAGGCGCAGCGCGAGCTGGGCTGGAAGCCATCGACGACGCTGGAGCAACTTTGCCAGATGATGGTCGAGGCGGACATTCGCCGCAATGACGTGGGCTTCTCGTTCTGA